From Acidihalobacter aeolianus, a single genomic window includes:
- a CDS encoding Spy/CpxP family protein refolding chaperone, with amino-acid sequence MNHAFKRSTPIALALAGLLMTGSAFAQMPGQGDGPPHGGWKMMHERGCGWQHHRMGGGLPLLMLVQRHAYALKLTDKQASEIAVWRNQHLKTAVETRKAMREDFMALRKAALEGRDRSELDAIGARIDAARAKMLKLRIDQIVLIKRVLTPEQWKQAADWAKRFEHRRMGHPGMPGHGPMAD; translated from the coding sequence ATGAACCATGCCTTCAAACGCAGCACCCCGATCGCCCTGGCCCTGGCCGGTCTGTTGATGACCGGCAGCGCGTTTGCGCAGATGCCTGGACAGGGGGACGGACCGCCGCACGGCGGTTGGAAGATGATGCACGAAAGAGGCTGCGGCTGGCAGCACCATCGCATGGGCGGCGGCCTGCCGTTACTGATGCTCGTGCAGCGCCATGCCTACGCGCTCAAACTGACCGACAAACAGGCCAGCGAGATCGCCGTGTGGCGTAACCAGCACCTCAAGACCGCCGTCGAAACGCGCAAGGCGATGCGCGAGGACTTCATGGCCCTGCGCAAGGCTGCCCTGGAGGGTCGCGACCGCAGCGAACTCGACGCCATTGGCGCACGCATCGACGCGGCACGCGCCAAAATGTTGAAGCTGCGCATCGATCAGATCGTACTGATCAAGCGCGTGCTGACGCCCGAACAGTGGAAACAGGCCGCCGACTGGGCCAAGCGTTTCGAACATCGCAGAATGGGCCATCCAGGTATGCCTGGCCATGGTCCTATGGCTGACTGA
- a CDS encoding response regulator, which yields MPKLLIVDDDPRLRNMLQRYLEDQGFEARAVGDAAHMDRVLQREHFDLLLLDVLMPDEDGLSVCRRLRQSHASLPIIMLTARGELPDKVLGLELGADDYLPKPFEPRELVARIRAVLRRSDSEASAATPLPGEIRFGPFRLDLGERRLYRGDEIIPLTSGEFALLRALGEHPYQTLSREHLQVMLSGGVSDASERSIDAQISRLRKLIEENPRRPRYLQTVWGLGYAFAPNGDPTQPADERQTS from the coding sequence ATGCCCAAGCTGCTGATCGTCGATGATGACCCCAGATTGCGCAATATGCTGCAGCGCTATCTCGAAGACCAGGGATTCGAGGCGCGCGCCGTCGGCGATGCGGCACACATGGACCGCGTGCTCCAGCGCGAGCATTTCGACCTCCTGCTGCTCGATGTGCTGATGCCCGACGAAGACGGTCTGTCCGTATGCCGACGCCTGCGCCAAAGCCACGCCAGTCTGCCCATCATCATGCTCACCGCACGCGGCGAACTGCCCGACAAGGTGCTCGGGCTGGAACTGGGTGCCGACGATTACCTGCCCAAGCCCTTCGAACCACGCGAGCTGGTCGCGCGTATCCGCGCCGTACTGCGTCGCAGCGACAGCGAAGCCTCCGCCGCCACCCCGTTGCCCGGGGAAATCCGTTTCGGCCCATTTCGCCTCGATCTCGGCGAGCGCCGGCTGTACCGAGGCGACGAGATCATCCCACTCACCAGCGGCGAATTCGCGCTGCTCCGCGCGCTGGGCGAGCATCCCTACCAGACCCTGTCCCGCGAACACCTGCAGGTAATGCTCTCCGGTGGCGTCAGCGATGCCAGCGAGCGCAGCATCGATGCGCAGATTTCTCGTCTGCGCAAGCTCATCGAGGAGAATCCGCGCCGACCGCGCTACCTGCAGACGGTATGGGGGCTAGGCTATGCCTTCGCGCCCAACGGCGATCCCACACAACCCGCCGACGAACGGCAAACGTCATGA
- a CDS encoding ATP-binding protein has translation MKLPSFWPDTLFTRMVLLIAGLLLLGQAAVYGFLHAYEYGPRSQRLADLWAQTLILASAVPPSAYPVLQRQFDDRHIRLSTAAPVPEQAVPPRNRFLRSVETRLRDRLGPTAAIRIDRSTHRLWLSWQDKRPIQLGLPIAQGNPVPLPYFRLIALLILSLLGGFLAARQINRPLTTLVNAVARLREGRLPDPVIAHGPRDIRELATRFNRLLADIDALIKERQLVLVGVSHDLRTPLTRIRLASEFLPESAADTREEIVANIREMDSIIEQFIGYARDGREETPQLVALDMLVAETIERSGTPENGGNIRFAPGLGGKTLPIQPVAMSRLIRNLIDNALQHGTAPIDVETSLQGDRAVLRVHDHGPGIPPDRLAAMTHPYVHGSASGGIGLGLAIVERIARNHGGRLTLANDPQGGLEAIVSLPIAYSRPRLAAD, from the coding sequence ATGAAATTACCGTCCTTCTGGCCAGATACCCTGTTCACGCGCATGGTGCTGCTCATCGCCGGCCTGCTGCTGCTCGGGCAGGCCGCCGTCTACGGCTTCCTGCATGCCTACGAGTACGGCCCGCGCAGTCAGCGGCTGGCCGATCTCTGGGCGCAAACGCTGATACTCGCCTCGGCCGTGCCGCCTTCCGCCTACCCGGTTCTCCAGCGACAGTTCGACGACCGCCACATCCGGCTCAGCACCGCAGCGCCCGTACCCGAGCAGGCAGTGCCGCCGCGCAATCGATTCCTGCGCAGTGTCGAGACCCGCCTGCGCGACCGCCTCGGTCCGACCGCTGCGATCCGAATCGATCGCAGTACACACAGGCTCTGGCTGAGCTGGCAGGACAAACGCCCGATTCAACTCGGCCTGCCCATCGCCCAGGGCAATCCCGTACCGCTGCCCTACTTCAGACTGATCGCGCTGCTGATACTCTCGCTGCTGGGCGGCTTTCTCGCCGCGCGTCAGATCAATCGACCGCTTACCACGCTGGTCAATGCCGTGGCACGCCTGCGCGAGGGCCGGCTGCCAGACCCGGTGATCGCGCACGGCCCTCGCGACATCCGCGAACTCGCCACCCGTTTCAATCGCCTGCTCGCCGACATCGACGCACTGATCAAGGAGCGCCAACTGGTTCTCGTGGGCGTCTCACACGACCTGCGCACGCCGCTCACCCGCATCCGTCTGGCCAGCGAATTCCTGCCGGAAAGTGCGGCCGATACGCGCGAGGAAATCGTGGCCAATATCCGCGAGATGGATAGCATCATCGAACAGTTCATCGGCTATGCGCGTGACGGACGCGAGGAAACGCCCCAGCTTGTCGCACTCGACATGCTGGTTGCCGAGACCATCGAACGCAGCGGTACGCCCGAAAACGGCGGGAATATACGCTTCGCCCCCGGCCTTGGCGGAAAAACCCTACCCATACAGCCCGTGGCCATGTCGCGTCTGATACGCAACCTGATCGACAACGCGCTCCAGCATGGCACAGCGCCCATCGACGTCGAAACCTCGCTGCAGGGCGACCGCGCAGTCCTGCGCGTGCACGATCACGGCCCCGGCATCCCACCCGATCGCCTCGCCGCCATGACCCATCCCTACGTGCACGGATCCGCCAGCGGTGGTATCGGCCTGGGACTGGCCATCGTGGAGCGCATCGCACGCAATCACGGCGGTCGATTGACCCTCGCCAACGACCCCCAGGGCGGTCTTGAAGCGATAGTCTCGCTCCCCATTGCCTACTCAAGACCCCGTCTCGCCGCGGATTGA
- a CDS encoding DUF3579 domain-containing protein, translating into MKSSYRGPCIISGYIKGRKFRPSNWSERVAESGGVFHPETKVLEYASHLSPMYHETYGHCIHVDFDTLAAEQPGVYEYIVWFVESNGLEVVPLTDDPIENAEGIDHFQAA; encoded by the coding sequence ATGAAATCGAGTTATAGAGGACCCTGCATCATCTCGGGGTACATCAAGGGGCGCAAGTTCAGACCTTCAAACTGGTCGGAACGTGTGGCCGAGAGCGGCGGTGTGTTTCATCCGGAAACCAAGGTGCTCGAATACGCTTCCCACCTAAGTCCGATGTACCACGAGACCTACGGTCACTGCATCCACGTCGATTTCGACACCTTGGCCGCGGAACAACCGGGCGTGTACGAATACATCGTCTGGTTCGTGGAAAGCAACGGACTGGAAGTGGTGCCGTTGACCGACGACCCAATCGAAAATGCCGAGGGAATCGATCATTTCCAGGCCGCCTGA
- a CDS encoding EAL domain-containing protein — protein sequence MNFDLARFLGIGEADVSSVLKHADALTENADELSSGFYDYLHAHPETQRLFADYGSERMRELAQMLADNFRTMLGRHDGDERRRTQGNLGSRHYQAGVMTTWIVGAYRLYIDFLHERLAVLDLDVDARRRLEKALIKYVLYDMSLQLDGYEQARRTDLAERDKVAQAALAVTMSLDKASALEDVLTSMCDRVVSASAHLRAAWFCLGEGGASELTPSYFAGDISCLPQRIDVAAAGPLGDALRELRPVVVAPKEPGAPEWSQQQAEVQTIGIFPFALRNTAVSGCFVAHADRPRYFDDAGLSIFESLAMLAQLLIELREQIQRDALTGLPNRSAFSVHLAAALERAERAGGLLCVGILDLDDFKPVNDHYGHHAGDDLLRMLAERLRRSLRSGDMIARLSGDEFALVLDSVSSLGEAEAVFSRIGAALSRPFTLADGTLQVLAASLGVTVYPFDETDVDGLIRHADQAMYEAKNRKDERTSFWNYWSSPHQDRSGAQSAWAGSARAVAYFQPVADLNTRRVIAVEALARLELGNGRVLSPAEFLRGMGPVARRDLSREMLRQGLDLLRKLDEDGMHLNLSFNVDADFILDIGCVDCFNEVLRDTGIEPARITLEILESGEFLATEAALELMASLRATGARIALDDVGSAYSSLLRLKELPIDRIKLDQAFVRDLAQYPSNLVFVMSLQSLALGFGVQLIVEGVETHPMLDAMAALGVDAVQGYALTPPLNADALTEWLVAYPGGARLPGSKPSTLLGAYGAHLRQRALMEQILREGSFAASLNRAQRCPLVQFLQNTGVPPEHPLLRIHDEIMVVFGGHGILGETMSDKSSLMAAEEKLAKLVSQAMLEECTQTN from the coding sequence ATGAACTTCGATCTGGCGCGATTTTTAGGGATCGGCGAAGCGGACGTGTCCTCCGTCCTCAAGCATGCCGACGCGCTGACCGAGAATGCCGATGAGTTGTCTTCGGGATTCTACGACTACCTGCACGCACATCCGGAAACGCAGCGCCTGTTCGCCGATTACGGAAGCGAACGCATGCGCGAGCTGGCGCAGATGCTGGCCGACAATTTCCGCACCATGCTGGGCAGACATGACGGCGACGAGCGCCGCAGAACCCAGGGCAACCTCGGCTCGCGTCACTATCAGGCCGGTGTGATGACGACCTGGATCGTAGGCGCGTATCGCCTGTATATCGATTTCCTGCACGAACGTCTGGCCGTTCTCGATCTGGACGTGGACGCGCGCAGAAGACTCGAGAAGGCCCTGATCAAGTACGTGCTCTACGACATGAGCCTGCAGCTGGATGGCTACGAGCAGGCGCGCCGCACGGATCTGGCCGAGCGCGACAAGGTGGCACAGGCCGCGTTGGCGGTCACCATGTCCCTCGACAAGGCCTCCGCGCTGGAAGACGTGCTCACCTCCATGTGCGACCGCGTGGTCTCAGCTTCCGCACATTTACGCGCAGCCTGGTTCTGTCTGGGTGAGGGCGGTGCGAGCGAACTTACGCCAAGCTATTTCGCTGGTGATATTTCCTGCCTGCCACAGCGCATTGATGTGGCCGCGGCCGGCCCGCTCGGCGATGCATTGCGCGAGCTGCGTCCCGTGGTCGTCGCGCCGAAAGAACCAGGGGCTCCCGAGTGGAGCCAGCAGCAGGCCGAGGTGCAAACCATAGGCATCTTCCCGTTTGCCCTGCGCAACACGGCGGTCAGCGGCTGCTTCGTCGCACATGCAGACCGGCCGCGCTATTTTGACGACGCCGGACTGAGCATATTCGAGTCCCTGGCCATGTTGGCGCAGTTGCTCATTGAGCTGCGAGAACAGATCCAGCGCGATGCGCTCACCGGGCTCCCGAATCGCAGCGCGTTTTCGGTGCATCTTGCTGCCGCGTTGGAGCGGGCCGAGCGCGCTGGGGGGCTGCTTTGCGTCGGTATCCTCGATTTGGACGATTTCAAACCGGTCAACGATCATTACGGGCATCATGCCGGCGACGACCTGCTGCGCATGCTGGCCGAGCGTCTGCGGCGCAGTTTGAGGTCCGGTGACATGATCGCAAGGCTCAGCGGTGACGAGTTTGCGCTCGTGCTGGATTCTGTGAGCAGTCTTGGTGAGGCGGAAGCCGTGTTCAGTCGCATAGGGGCCGCCTTGAGTCGACCCTTTACACTTGCGGATGGCACCTTGCAAGTGCTTGCTGCCAGCCTCGGCGTCACCGTTTACCCCTTTGACGAAACGGATGTTGATGGCCTGATCCGGCATGCTGATCAGGCCATGTACGAAGCGAAGAATCGCAAGGATGAAAGAACGTCGTTCTGGAACTATTGGTCTTCACCGCACCAGGATCGCAGTGGGGCGCAGTCTGCCTGGGCGGGCAGCGCCCGTGCCGTGGCCTATTTCCAGCCCGTTGCGGATCTCAATACTCGCAGGGTCATTGCCGTGGAGGCATTGGCTCGCCTCGAACTCGGCAATGGCCGTGTGTTGAGCCCGGCTGAATTTCTGCGCGGTATGGGCCCGGTTGCGCGTCGCGACCTCAGCCGGGAAATGCTCCGCCAAGGCCTTGATTTGCTGCGTAAGCTGGACGAAGACGGGATGCATCTGAACCTTTCGTTCAACGTGGATGCTGATTTCATTCTTGATATCGGCTGCGTCGATTGCTTCAACGAGGTGCTGCGCGACACCGGTATCGAGCCCGCGAGGATCACCCTGGAAATTCTGGAGAGCGGAGAATTTCTAGCCACCGAGGCGGCCTTGGAGTTGATGGCGTCGCTGCGCGCCACCGGAGCACGGATCGCTCTGGACGATGTCGGTTCGGCATATTCCTCGCTGCTGCGCCTCAAGGAACTTCCCATCGACCGGATCAAGCTGGATCAGGCCTTCGTGCGCGATCTGGCACAGTATCCATCCAATCTGGTTTTCGTGATGAGCCTGCAGTCGCTGGCTCTGGGGTTCGGCGTACAACTGATCGTCGAAGGCGTGGAAACGCATCCGATGCTGGACGCCATGGCCGCGCTCGGTGTGGATGCCGTTCAGGGCTATGCGCTGACGCCACCACTCAACGCGGATGCCCTGACGGAATGGCTCGTTGCATACCCTGGCGGTGCTCGTCTGCCAGGCAGCAAGCCCAGCACGCTGCTGGGTGCCTACGGCGCGCATCTGCGCCAGCGTGCCTTGATGGAGCAGATTCTGCGCGAGGGTAGTTTTGCCGCCAGCCTTAATCGCGCGCAGCGCTGTCCACTAGTTCAGTTCCTCCAGAACACCGGGGTGCCTCCCGAACATCCCCTGCTGCGGATTCACGACGAAATCATGGTTGTTTTCGGTGGGCACGGCATACTCGGCGAAACCATGTCTGACAAGTCGAGTCTGATGGCCGCCGAGGAAAAACTGGCGAAGCTGGTATCGCAGGCCATGCTGGAGGAATGCACCCAGACCAATTGA
- a CDS encoding DEAD/DEAH box helicase, producing the protein MSLSAFHPAVARWFGGQFDAPSPAQALAWPAIRSGRPTLIAAPTGSGKTLAAFLAAIDALVRAGLEAPLPDETRVLYVSPLKALSNDVHKNLELPLNGIRDALLESGVHDVPIRAAVRSGDTPPGEREAMKRRPPHILVTTPESLYLLLTSSSGRRMLATVESVIVDEIHALAGNKRGAHLTLSLERLAALTPQPPVRIGLSATQKPIEDMARYLTGGDGDCLIVDTGHVRARDLALELPGSPLEAVMANEVWTEIYDRLTALIEDHRTTLIFVNTRRLAERAAAALSERLGEAAVTAHHGSLAREHRLDAEQRLKRGELRALVATASLELGIDIGDVGLVCQLGSPHAIATLLQRVGRSGHRLGALPKGRLFPLSRDDLVECAALLRAVARDELDRIPVPAHPLDVLAQQIVAEVAARDWEEDALYRACVRAWPYRDLARADFDAVVRMLAEGFHTRRGRRGAYLHRDAVHGMLRARRGARLVALTNGGAIPDQFDYQVILQPEGLFIGTVNEDFAFESLSGDVFQLGNTAYRMLKIEQGRVFVEDAHGQPPNIPFWFGEAPGRSDELSQAVSALRADFDALLAQGTDAALREAAGPLGLPPAAAEQLVAYLAAGRAALGLLPTQSQVVFERFFDELGDQHLVIHSPYGSRLNRAWGLALRKRFCRRFNFELQAAAGEDSIVLSLGPTHSFPLDEPARYLKAATAADVLVQALLTAPMFGTRWRWVANTALAVPRNHAGRRRPPQFQRGDAEDLIAVVFPDQLACAENLAGERAVPEHPLVAQTLYDCLHELMDIDGLRRLLADIETGTVEVVPRDTTTPSPLALEILNARPYAFLDDAPAEERRVLAVQQRRHLDPAEAAEIGRLDPAAIVRVRAEAWPLIRDADELHDALLILGALAEGECEPAWRPHLDALIRARRASVLAAPAGPLWVAAERLHGWHRVLPEAEPKPPIEPAGDERFADSDEALRELVRSRLEGLGPVTAAGLAAPLSLPQPEVEAALAALEAEGFVLRGRFDPRLAGEQWCERGLLARIHRDTLNRLRREIEPVSPADFMRFLFHWQGLDEPGTGVAALQRSLAQLEGLNLPAASWEAEVLPARIQPYWLGELDELCRSGHLAWLRLQPPAGADRTGRRRKPAVKTTPLALLSRAGLAAWQAGAAWPEDRLAGLSSPARAVHAQLAAAGASFYEDLLADCGLLRSQLDEALGELVAAGLATADGFQGLRALIAPRRGQRRHTRRAEAVAPLAAAGRWSLLRTRPPAERDAQAHAEHIARTLLRRYGVVFRKLLEREQGLPDWRTLLYVFRRLEARGELRGGRFVEGFAGEQYALPEAVAALREVRRRPAGAEYVVLAAADPLNLTGIVTPGERVPPLSGHRLLYRDGVPAAASAGQDLTLLAAATPDEAADLRHRLLRRPHPAAYHPPPQRPV; encoded by the coding sequence ATGAGCCTGTCCGCATTCCATCCCGCGGTAGCCCGCTGGTTCGGCGGGCAGTTCGACGCGCCCTCGCCGGCGCAGGCGCTCGCCTGGCCCGCGATCCGCTCCGGCCGGCCGACCCTGATCGCGGCGCCGACGGGCTCCGGCAAGACCCTCGCCGCCTTCCTCGCCGCCATCGACGCGCTGGTCCGCGCCGGGCTTGAGGCGCCGCTGCCGGACGAGACGCGCGTGCTCTACGTCTCGCCGCTCAAGGCGCTGTCGAACGACGTCCACAAGAACCTCGAACTGCCGCTCAACGGCATCCGCGACGCGCTGCTCGAAAGCGGCGTGCACGACGTGCCCATCCGCGCCGCGGTGCGCAGCGGCGACACGCCGCCGGGCGAGCGCGAGGCGATGAAGCGGCGCCCGCCGCACATCCTGGTGACCACCCCCGAATCGCTCTATCTGCTGCTCACCTCGAGCTCGGGGCGGCGCATGCTGGCCACCGTGGAGAGCGTGATCGTCGACGAAATCCACGCCCTGGCCGGCAACAAGCGCGGCGCCCACCTCACCCTCTCGCTGGAACGGCTGGCCGCGCTGACCCCGCAGCCCCCGGTACGCATCGGCCTGTCGGCGACGCAGAAGCCCATCGAGGATATGGCGCGCTACCTCACCGGCGGCGACGGCGACTGCCTGATCGTCGACACCGGCCACGTGCGCGCCCGCGATCTCGCGCTGGAACTGCCCGGCTCGCCGCTCGAGGCGGTCATGGCCAACGAGGTCTGGACCGAGATTTACGATCGCCTCACCGCCCTGATCGAGGATCACCGCACCACGCTCATCTTCGTCAACACGCGCCGCCTGGCCGAGCGCGCCGCCGCGGCGCTGAGCGAGCGTCTCGGCGAGGCCGCCGTCACCGCGCACCACGGCAGCCTCGCGCGCGAGCACCGGCTGGACGCGGAGCAGCGCCTCAAGCGCGGCGAACTGCGCGCGCTGGTGGCCACCGCCTCGCTGGAGCTCGGCATCGACATCGGCGACGTGGGCCTCGTCTGCCAGCTCGGCTCGCCGCACGCCATCGCCACCCTGCTGCAGCGCGTCGGCCGTTCCGGGCACCGCCTCGGCGCCCTGCCCAAGGGGCGGCTGTTTCCGCTCTCGCGCGACGATCTGGTCGAGTGCGCCGCCCTCCTGCGCGCGGTCGCCCGCGACGAACTCGACCGCATCCCGGTGCCCGCACACCCGCTGGACGTGCTCGCGCAGCAGATCGTCGCCGAGGTCGCGGCGCGCGACTGGGAGGAGGACGCCCTCTACCGCGCCTGCGTCCGCGCCTGGCCCTACCGAGACCTCGCCCGCGCGGACTTCGACGCCGTGGTGCGCATGCTCGCCGAGGGCTTCCACACCCGCCGCGGCCGGCGCGGCGCCTATCTGCACCGCGATGCGGTCCACGGCATGCTGCGCGCGCGGCGCGGCGCGCGCCTCGTCGCCCTGACCAACGGCGGCGCCATCCCCGACCAGTTCGACTATCAGGTCATCCTGCAGCCCGAGGGCCTGTTCATCGGCACGGTGAACGAGGACTTCGCCTTCGAAAGCCTGTCCGGCGACGTCTTCCAGCTCGGCAACACCGCCTACCGCATGCTCAAGATCGAGCAGGGGCGCGTGTTCGTGGAAGACGCCCACGGCCAGCCGCCGAACATCCCCTTCTGGTTCGGCGAGGCACCCGGGCGCAGCGACGAGCTGTCGCAGGCCGTGTCCGCCCTGCGCGCGGATTTCGACGCCCTGCTCGCGCAGGGCACCGACGCCGCGCTGCGGGAAGCCGCCGGCCCGCTCGGCCTGCCACCCGCGGCCGCCGAGCAGCTGGTCGCCTACCTCGCCGCCGGCCGCGCCGCGCTCGGCCTGTTGCCCACTCAGTCGCAGGTGGTGTTCGAACGCTTCTTCGACGAGCTCGGCGACCAGCATCTCGTGATCCACTCGCCCTACGGCTCGCGCCTCAACCGCGCCTGGGGCCTCGCCCTGCGCAAGCGCTTCTGCCGCCGCTTCAACTTCGAGCTGCAGGCCGCCGCCGGCGAGGACAGCATCGTGCTCTCGCTCGGCCCAACGCACAGCTTCCCGCTCGACGAGCCCGCCCGCTATCTCAAGGCCGCCACCGCCGCGGACGTGCTCGTCCAGGCGCTGCTTACCGCACCCATGTTCGGCACGCGCTGGCGCTGGGTGGCCAACACCGCGCTGGCCGTGCCGCGCAACCACGCCGGGCGACGCCGGCCGCCGCAGTTCCAGCGCGGCGACGCCGAGGACCTGATCGCGGTGGTCTTTCCCGACCAGCTCGCCTGCGCCGAGAACCTCGCCGGCGAGCGCGCGGTGCCCGAGCACCCGCTGGTCGCACAGACCCTTTACGACTGCCTGCACGAACTGATGGACATCGACGGCCTGCGCCGGCTGCTCGCCGACATCGAGACCGGCACGGTCGAGGTCGTGCCGCGCGACACCACCACGCCCTCGCCGCTGGCGCTGGAAATCCTCAACGCACGCCCGTATGCCTTCCTCGACGACGCCCCCGCCGAGGAACGGCGCGTGCTCGCCGTGCAGCAGCGCCGACACCTCGACCCGGCCGAAGCCGCCGAGATCGGGCGGCTGGACCCCGCCGCCATCGTGCGCGTCCGCGCCGAGGCCTGGCCGCTGATCCGCGACGCCGACGAGCTGCACGACGCCCTGCTGATCCTCGGCGCGCTCGCGGAAGGCGAATGCGAGCCCGCCTGGCGCCCCCATCTCGACGCCCTGATCCGCGCCCGCCGCGCCAGCGTGCTCGCGGCACCTGCCGGCCCGCTGTGGGTCGCGGCCGAGCGTCTGCATGGCTGGCACAGGGTACTGCCCGAGGCGGAACCGAAGCCGCCGATCGAGCCGGCCGGCGACGAGCGTTTCGCCGACTCCGACGAGGCCCTGCGCGAACTCGTGCGCAGCCGCCTCGAAGGCCTCGGCCCGGTAACCGCCGCCGGACTCGCCGCGCCGCTCTCGCTGCCGCAACCCGAGGTCGAGGCCGCGCTCGCCGCGCTGGAAGCCGAGGGCTTCGTGCTGCGCGGGCGCTTCGACCCCAGGCTTGCCGGGGAGCAATGGTGCGAACGCGGCCTGCTCGCGCGCATCCACCGCGACACGCTCAATCGCCTGCGCCGCGAGATCGAGCCCGTGAGTCCGGCCGACTTCATGCGTTTCCTGTTCCACTGGCAGGGTCTGGACGAACCCGGCACCGGCGTGGCCGCGCTGCAGCGCAGCCTGGCCCAGCTCGAGGGTCTGAACCTGCCGGCGGCGAGCTGGGAGGCCGAGGTGCTGCCGGCGCGCATCCAGCCCTACTGGCTGGGCGAACTCGACGAACTCTGCCGCAGCGGGCATCTCGCCTGGCTGCGCCTGCAGCCCCCGGCGGGGGCGGACCGCACCGGCCGTCGGCGCAAGCCCGCGGTCAAGACCACGCCGCTCGCCCTGCTCTCGCGCGCCGGCCTCGCCGCCTGGCAGGCCGGTGCCGCCTGGCCCGAGGATCGCCTCGCCGGCCTGTCCAGCCCGGCGCGCGCCGTGCATGCGCAGCTTGCCGCCGCAGGCGCGAGCTTCTACGAAGACCTGCTCGCCGACTGCGGACTCCTGCGCAGCCAGCTGGATGAAGCGCTGGGCGAACTGGTCGCCGCGGGGCTCGCCACCGCCGACGGTTTCCAGGGGCTGCGCGCGCTGATCGCGCCGCGTCGCGGCCAGCGACGGCATACACGCCGCGCCGAAGCGGTGGCGCCGCTGGCCGCGGCGGGACGCTGGTCGCTGCTGCGCACGCGCCCGCCCGCCGAACGCGACGCCCAGGCCCATGCCGAGCACATCGCACGCACGCTGCTGCGCCGCTACGGCGTGGTGTTTCGCAAGCTGCTGGAGCGCGAACAGGGGCTGCCCGACTGGCGCACGCTGCTCTACGTGTTCCGCCGGCTGGAGGCGCGCGGCGAGTTGCGCGGCGGGCGTTTCGTCGAGGGCTTCGCCGGCGAGCAGTACGCCCTGCCGGAGGCGGTCGCCGCGCTGCGCGAGGTGCGCCGGCGGCCGGCCGGGGCGGAATACGTCGTGCTCGCCGCGGCGGACCCGCTCAACCTCACCGGCATCGTCACGCCGGGCGAGCGCGTGCCACCGCTGTCCGGCCATCGCCTGCTGTACCGCGACGGCGTGCCGGCGGCCGCCAGCGCCGGGCAGGACCTGACGCTGCTCGCCGCGGCCACGCCCGACGAGGCCGCGGACTTGCGACACCGGCTGCTCAGACGGCCGCACCCGGCGGCCTATCATCCGCCGCCGCAGCGGCCCGTATAA
- a CDS encoding phospholipase D-like domain-containing protein: MRAWPSATRHGASRGGTCSTTKYIVVDGGRRYLVGTANFTHSAFRRNREYLWIGDDRRASAALDAVFDDDWRGRHLRRPLPPPLIASPGSARALAAIIRQPGPVEIESEKFDDVATIERAVRAKHGDIRILVPTRESRHDLRVLAGLEQAGARVRLLRRPYLHAKLILGRGEAFIGSQNFSESSLYRNREIGLVMQGPALARLAARFDRDWDRGRPLGRRY; this comes from the coding sequence ATGCGGGCGTGGCCCAGCGCTACGCGCCACGGCGCTTCGAGGGGCGGTACGTGTTCGACCACCAAATACATCGTGGTCGACGGCGGCCGGCGCTATCTCGTCGGCACCGCCAATTTCACCCACTCGGCGTTCCGCCGGAATCGCGAGTACCTGTGGATCGGCGACGACCGGCGCGCCAGCGCGGCGTTGGATGCGGTGTTCGACGACGACTGGCGCGGCCGACATCTGCGGCGTCCGTTGCCGCCGCCGCTGATCGCCTCGCCGGGCAGCGCCCGCGCGCTTGCGGCGATCATCCGCCAGCCGGGGCCGGTTGAGATCGAGAGCGAGAAGTTCGACGACGTGGCGACCATCGAACGGGCGGTCCGCGCCAAGCACGGCGACATCCGCATCCTCGTGCCGACGCGCGAATCGCGGCACGACCTCCGGGTGCTGGCGGGGCTCGAACAGGCGGGCGCTCGGGTGCGCCTGCTGCGCCGCCCCTATCTGCACGCCAAGCTGATTCTCGGACGCGGCGAGGCCTTCATCGGTTCGCAGAACTTCAGCGAATCCAGCCTTTACCGCAACCGCGAGATCGGCCTCGTGATGCAGGGTCCCGCGCTGGCACGGTTGGCCGCGCGCTTCGACCGGGACTGGGACCGCGGTCGTCCCCTCGGCAGGCGTTACTGA